In Methanomicrobium antiquum, one DNA window encodes the following:
- a CDS encoding DNA-directed DNA polymerase II large subunit → MQTSPEMDAYFKSIEDGLYDAIEIAKQARLLGFDPRDYVEIPIASDLADRVEALMGYKGVAKRLRELSETMSREEVSLKIGDDFVSKKFGEETKEDILDHAIRTSMALLTEGVVAAPTEGIGKIGIGKNDDGTEYLKIYYAGPIRSAGGTAQALSVLVGDYVRKKLGMNRYIPRDDEVERYVEEIKKYNSILSLQYLPSDDDIRHIIRNCPVCVEGEPTERVEVSGYRNLERVETNTVRGGMALVVAEGLGLKAPKIQKVVRKVKMEGWEWLDVLVSGAAKPSDDEELEEGGPKIKPKDKYIRDLIGGRPVFSYPMRKGGFRLRYGRSRNTGFASAGFNPATLHLLGDFLAVGTQMKVERPGKAAGVVPVDTIQGPTIRLLNGDLVRADTVEEALPLMHSISKIVDVGEMLVSFGEFLENNHLLIPSSYCHEWWTLENEGKDQPSDEKEAVSLAKEGYFLHPDYTYMWDDIKTDQISSLSDFVLLNGKISDGILSLPNDEVQKSVLEELLVLHKVREGKILIDKPLAFLACLGISETLEKLPSRDTAPKNDPMEMVMHMSGFKMRSRAGTRIGGRMGRPGKSKERKMNPPPHGLFPVGDEGGTRRSFQEASKSKDNRNGGVISAEIGLRRCEVCGKETFRNKCECGGHTTAVYLCPRCGRATPEGVCPSCKTEGVCLQELKLNVKTEYEKALLNLGIRDSEIKLCKGVKGLMSKERCVEPLEKGILRAGKELYVFKDGTVRYDMIDLPLTHFRPKEISVSWERLVELGYTHDVYGKPLENNDQILELKCQDILVSTGCGEWLLKVAGFIDEMLVKLYNMEPFYKAEKKEDLVGQLLMGLAPHTSAGVLVRLLGYSRAHVGYGHPYFHAAKRRNCFAGETVISVTDGALWRDLPIKDFVVENFDLSRPELDCVGTYYSDPQKTFWVHSIDSAGMVRLRRITSVSVHRAPKTLIMFETNRGRSVTVTPDHAMLVSDMAYQRKIKAIELNEGDYVPTFENGMMITDIVTKRTILESAEDYVYCLTVDTDHTLCANGIFTGQCDGDEDCVMLLLDGLINFSKAFLPETRGGSMDAPLVLTKRIDPAEVDGECHNVDCCEKYPLKMYLSALEYVHPKDIEKEIDHVDLRLGTPAQYEGIMFTHDTSDISAGPLISSYNTLTTMFDKLDAELELGRLIRAVDESDVAERVLKTHFIRDIMGNLNSFSKQTMRCTRCGSKYRRMPIAGKCTKCGNKLIATVHEGSVKKYLDMSIQMCENYDVSEYTKQRVEVLRMAVLSTFGEPPEKQLGLADFM, encoded by the coding sequence ATGCAGACCTCACCGGAGATGGATGCGTACTTCAAATCAATTGAAGACGGCCTTTATGATGCAATTGAAATTGCAAAACAGGCACGCCTTTTAGGATTTGATCCACGGGATTATGTAGAAATTCCGATAGCAAGCGATCTTGCAGACAGAGTTGAAGCACTAATGGGATACAAGGGTGTTGCGAAGCGGCTTCGTGAGCTTTCAGAGACAATGTCGCGTGAAGAGGTATCATTAAAGATTGGTGATGATTTCGTCTCTAAAAAATTCGGTGAGGAGACAAAAGAGGATATTTTGGATCATGCGATTCGTACATCCATGGCACTTTTAACAGAAGGTGTTGTCGCCGCACCTACAGAAGGTATAGGAAAGATTGGAATCGGAAAAAACGATGACGGAACAGAATATCTAAAAATTTATTATGCAGGCCCAATCAGAAGTGCGGGTGGAACAGCACAGGCACTTTCTGTTCTGGTCGGCGATTACGTCAGAAAAAAGCTTGGGATGAACCGTTACATCCCAAGGGACGATGAAGTCGAGCGTTATGTCGAGGAGATAAAAAAATACAACTCAATACTTAGTCTGCAGTATCTTCCATCTGATGATGATATCCGCCATATAATCAGAAACTGCCCTGTTTGTGTTGAAGGTGAACCTACAGAAAGAGTAGAAGTATCAGGATATCGTAATTTAGAGAGAGTTGAGACGAACACAGTCCGCGGCGGAATGGCGCTTGTTGTCGCTGAAGGTCTCGGTCTTAAAGCTCCGAAGATTCAAAAAGTTGTAAGAAAGGTCAAAATGGAAGGCTGGGAATGGCTTGACGTTTTGGTCTCCGGTGCGGCAAAACCCTCTGATGATGAGGAGCTTGAAGAGGGCGGGCCAAAGATTAAGCCAAAGGATAAATATATACGGGATTTAATCGGAGGAAGGCCTGTATTTTCCTATCCAATGAGAAAAGGGGGATTTCGCCTTCGCTATGGAAGATCGAGAAACACAGGTTTTGCCTCTGCCGGATTTAATCCTGCAACACTTCATCTTTTGGGAGATTTTTTGGCTGTCGGTACACAGATGAAAGTTGAGAGGCCCGGAAAAGCGGCAGGAGTGGTTCCTGTTGACACAATACAGGGCCCTACAATCCGGCTTTTAAACGGCGATCTTGTAAGGGCCGATACAGTTGAAGAAGCTCTTCCTCTGATGCACAGTATCTCAAAAATTGTTGATGTAGGTGAGATGCTTGTGAGCTTTGGGGAATTTTTAGAGAATAACCATCTTCTCATCCCGTCATCATACTGTCATGAGTGGTGGACTTTGGAAAACGAAGGAAAAGACCAGCCTTCTGATGAAAAAGAGGCAGTTTCGCTTGCAAAAGAGGGGTATTTTCTGCATCCCGACTATACTTACATGTGGGACGATATTAAGACTGATCAAATTTCCTCTTTGTCTGATTTTGTGCTTTTGAATGGAAAAATTTCAGACGGAATTCTTTCTCTTCCAAATGATGAGGTGCAAAAGTCCGTCCTTGAAGAACTTTTAGTCCTTCATAAAGTTCGTGAAGGAAAAATCCTGATTGATAAGCCTCTTGCATTTCTTGCATGTCTTGGAATTTCTGAGACCCTTGAAAAGCTTCCATCCCGTGATACTGCTCCGAAAAATGATCCAATGGAGATGGTAATGCACATGTCCGGATTTAAAATGAGATCCCGGGCAGGAACAAGGATAGGAGGTCGTATGGGGCGGCCCGGAAAATCCAAAGAGAGAAAGATGAACCCGCCTCCGCACGGACTATTCCCTGTCGGCGATGAGGGTGGAACAAGACGTTCATTTCAGGAGGCGTCCAAAAGCAAAGATAACAGGAATGGGGGAGTGATTTCCGCAGAGATTGGTCTTCGGAGATGTGAAGTCTGTGGAAAGGAGACTTTTAGAAATAAATGCGAATGCGGCGGGCATACGACAGCGGTATATCTCTGCCCAAGATGCGGGCGTGCAACACCTGAGGGTGTTTGTCCGTCATGCAAAACAGAAGGTGTCTGTCTTCAGGAACTTAAACTTAATGTAAAAACTGAGTATGAAAAAGCTCTTTTGAATCTTGGGATTCGTGATTCCGAGATAAAGCTATGTAAAGGCGTCAAAGGGTTAATGTCTAAGGAAAGATGTGTTGAGCCTCTTGAAAAGGGAATTCTTCGCGCCGGAAAAGAGCTTTATGTCTTCAAAGACGGAACTGTCCGTTATGACATGATAGACCTTCCTCTGACTCATTTCCGTCCAAAAGAAATAAGTGTTTCATGGGAGAGGCTTGTTGAGCTTGGATACACTCATGATGTTTATGGAAAGCCGCTTGAAAACAACGATCAGATTCTTGAACTCAAATGCCAGGATATTCTTGTCTCAACCGGCTGTGGCGAGTGGCTTTTGAAGGTTGCCGGATTTATTGACGAGATGCTTGTAAAGCTCTACAATATGGAGCCATTTTACAAGGCAGAGAAGAAAGAGGATCTTGTCGGCCAGCTTTTGATGGGCCTTGCACCTCACACAAGCGCCGGTGTCCTTGTAAGGCTTCTTGGCTATTCCCGTGCACATGTGGGATATGGTCATCCTTATTTTCATGCGGCAAAGAGGCGAAACTGTTTTGCCGGAGAGACTGTAATCTCCGTAACCGATGGCGCTCTATGGAGAGATCTTCCGATTAAGGACTTTGTTGTTGAAAATTTCGATCTTTCAAGACCCGAACTGGATTGTGTTGGAACATACTATTCTGATCCGCAAAAGACATTCTGGGTGCATTCGATTGATTCAGCCGGAATGGTGCGTCTTCGCCGGATCACATCAGTCTCTGTTCACCGTGCACCAAAAACCCTGATTATGTTTGAGACAAACCGCGGCAGGTCTGTAACTGTAACACCTGATCATGCGATGCTTGTAAGTGATATGGCGTATCAGAGAAAAATAAAGGCGATTGAGTTAAATGAGGGCGATTATGTTCCTACATTTGAAAACGGTATGATGATAACCGATATTGTCACAAAAAGGACAATTCTTGAATCTGCCGAAGATTATGTCTATTGCTTAACGGTTGATACTGATCATACTCTTTGTGCAAACGGAATATTTACAGGCCAGTGCGATGGCGATGAGGACTGCGTGATGCTCCTTTTAGACGGGTTAATCAACTTTTCAAAGGCGTTTTTGCCTGAGACAAGGGGAGGGTCAATGGATGCGCCGCTTGTTTTGACAAAAAGAATTGATCCTGCCGAGGTTGATGGTGAATGTCACAACGTTGACTGTTGTGAAAAATATCCCCTTAAGATGTATTTATCAGCGCTTGAATACGTACATCCCAAGGATATTGAAAAGGAGATTGATCACGTTGATTTGAGGCTTGGAACGCCTGCTCAGTATGAGGGAATTATGTTTACTCATGATACATCCGATATCTCCGCAGGTCCGCTTATCTCGTCATACAATACTCTGACAACGATGTTTGACAAACTGGATGCCGAACTTGAGCTTGGAAGGCTTATCCGTGCAGTTGATGAAAGCGATGTTGCAGAAAGGGTTTTAAAGACACATTTCATCCGTGATATTATGGGAAATCTGAATTCGTTTTCAAAGCAGACAATGAGATGCACAAGATGCGGCTCAAAATACAGGAGGATGCCTATTGCAGGCAAGTGCACAAAATGCGGAAACAAGCTTATTGCAACTGTTCATGAAGGATCTGTCAAAAAATATCTTGATATGTCGATTCAGATGTGTGAAAATTATGATGTCTCCGAGTACACAAAACAGCGTGTTGAGGTATTAAGGATGGCTGTTTTGTCAACATTTGGTGAGCCTCCTGAAAAACAGCTTGGACTGGCTGATTTCATGTGA
- a CDS encoding thymidylate synthase — translation MFNVRAFSIGKAHEEVIKTILKHGTYIVTEDNEKTIELLEPLNIHVNEPFADYMVSPYNMFREGAMQKYVQDLLNGSENDFVYTYHDRLFDYPVTRGEGEISGDGDKRGINQIDYIVNKLTEEPSSRRAEAITWFPFKDTSSQNPPCLQRIQCFVRDAALNMHVEFRSNDMLSALGANMYALVHLQKLIADRLGVDVGWYSHTSVSAHMYHERDHEELIKYIKGLGLEESLKHFATAEHIKI, via the coding sequence ATGTTTAATGTTCGCGCATTTTCGATTGGAAAGGCACACGAGGAAGTAATAAAAACAATTCTCAAACATGGCACATATATTGTGACAGAGGATAACGAAAAGACAATTGAACTCTTAGAACCTCTCAATATTCACGTAAACGAGCCTTTTGCAGACTATATGGTAAGTCCGTACAATATGTTTCGTGAAGGCGCCATGCAAAAATATGTCCAGGACCTTCTTAATGGTTCAGAAAACGATTTTGTATACACCTATCACGACAGGCTCTTTGATTATCCTGTAACAAGAGGAGAAGGTGAAATTTCAGGAGACGGCGATAAGCGCGGGATAAACCAGATTGACTATATTGTTAATAAATTAACAGAAGAGCCCAGCTCCAGACGTGCAGAAGCAATAACATGGTTTCCATTCAAAGATACCTCATCTCAAAATCCCCCATGTCTTCAGAGAATACAGTGTTTTGTAAGAGACGCCGCATTAAACATGCATGTTGAGTTCAGATCAAACGACATGCTCTCGGCACTTGGTGCAAATATGTATGCCCTTGTCCACCTTCAAAAGCTGATTGCCGACAGGCTCGGAGTAGATGTCGGGTGGTACTCACACACCTCTGTTTCTGCCCATATGTATCACGAACGCGATCACGAAGAGCTTATAAAATACATAAAAGGTCTTGGTCTTGAGGAGTCGCTAAAACATTTTGCAACAGCCGAACACATAAAAATTTAA
- a CDS encoding HEAT repeat domain-containing protein produces the protein MTDKDNIKKEIEKIVNGSLSERREAVDFLSAVGADAVEPLTLLLSESDDNDIRWYASNALAKIGEPALEDLIIILRTFPDDEVRRYAAAALAGMGRPAVAELIAVFEGDDSYARGLASKALVRIGEPAIESLSKYIDGKESEELACRCAVLTLQKMSLDIPEEVEKVL, from the coding sequence ATGACAGATAAGGATAATATAAAAAAAGAGATTGAAAAAATAGTGAATGGCAGTCTTTCAGAGAGAAGAGAGGCAGTGGATTTTTTATCAGCGGTTGGCGCCGATGCAGTAGAGCCTCTTACACTTCTGCTTTCTGAATCAGACGATAATGACATTCGCTGGTATGCGTCCAATGCTCTTGCAAAGATCGGTGAACCTGCATTAGAAGATTTAATTATCATACTCCGGACATTCCCTGATGATGAAGTGCGGCGCTACGCGGCGGCGGCACTTGCAGGTATGGGAAGGCCGGCAGTGGCAGAACTTATTGCTGTTTTTGAAGGTGATGACAGTTATGCAAGAGGACTTGCATCAAAAGCGCTTGTAAGAATAGGTGAGCCTGCAATAGAGTCTTTAAGCAAATACATAGACGGTAAAGAATCTGAAGAGCTTGCCTGCCGCTGTGCAGTCCTCACACTTCAGAAAATGAGTCTGGATATTCCTGAAGAAGTTGAAAAAGTGCTTTAA
- a CDS encoding acylphosphatase — protein MFSEDTEHQKTEEKLQSEPVMTIEAYVSGHVQGVGFRACVRKIALGLCISGEVMNLSDGNVYIIATGESAVLEKMISSLYECPGAYVREIEIFELEPRNFTDFSIIRLM, from the coding sequence ATGTTCTCTGAAGATACGGAGCATCAAAAAACTGAAGAAAAACTGCAATCAGAGCCTGTAATGACAATCGAGGCTTATGTTTCAGGCCATGTTCAGGGAGTAGGCTTTCGGGCATGTGTGAGAAAAATTGCTTTGGGGCTTTGCATATCCGGCGAAGTTATGAATCTTTCAGACGGCAATGTATATATTATTGCTACCGGAGAGTCTGCAGTTCTTGAAAAAATGATCTCATCTCTTTATGAATGCCCCGGTGCTTATGTAAGAGAGATTGAGATTTTCGAACTTGAGCCAAGAAATTTTACTGATTTTTCTATTATAAGACTTATGTAG
- the cas1 gene encoding CRISPR-associated endonuclease Cas1 has translation MDDLDTPWKIVAGFGGHIKATKTTLVIQKKGVTKEYPLSEISHLLVAGGHNIHTSTISVLLKNQILISFFDADGTPLAVLRPYGCRLDEEMRALQIKAPGYAKASEIVRSSIKSRLLMIDKSANEMGKSLFYEGEAELIYNMLEDIDYLIKMDELRRIHKMAGDMYYEIMSRSISPVHKYRCRTERPHNDPVNAMLSLGYSMLFGNCCVPAIGANLDIDIGILREGKRALVLDLIDPLKAGMVDSVVFSIAREYLMPEKYECGNRRCHLEEDILDILTEELHKSISNKKIQENVLSYRNSIKSGKAFKINY, from the coding sequence ATGGATGACTTAGATACCCCGTGGAAGATTGTCGCCGGCTTCGGCGGCCACATAAAGGCAACCAAAACGACTCTCGTCATCCAGAAAAAGGGTGTAACAAAAGAGTATCCGCTGTCAGAGATTTCTCATCTTCTTGTTGCAGGAGGGCATAATATTCATACATCCACAATATCCGTCCTTTTGAAAAATCAGATATTAATATCATTTTTTGATGCAGATGGAACACCCCTTGCAGTTTTAAGGCCTTATGGATGCCGCCTGGATGAAGAGATGCGTGCGCTTCAGATAAAAGCGCCAGGATATGCAAAGGCATCAGAGATTGTAAGGTCGTCTATTAAGTCAAGGCTTTTGATGATTGACAAGTCTGCAAACGAGATGGGAAAGTCGCTTTTTTATGAAGGTGAGGCTGAGCTGATTTACAATATGCTTGAGGATATTGATTATCTTATAAAGATGGATGAACTGAGGCGTATTCATAAAATGGCCGGCGATATGTATTATGAGATAATGTCAAGGAGCATAAGTCCTGTTCATAAATACAGATGCCGGACAGAAAGACCGCATAACGATCCTGTAAATGCAATGCTTTCGCTTGGATACTCGATGCTTTTTGGAAACTGTTGTGTGCCTGCAATCGGTGCAAACCTTGATATTGATATTGGTATTTTAAGAGAAGGGAAAAGAGCTCTTGTTTTAGACTTAATAGATCCTCTAAAAGCCGGAATGGTTGACTCTGTTGTCTTCTCAATTGCACGCGAATATTTAATGCCCGAAAAGTATGAGTGCGGAAACAGGCGTTGTCACCTTGAAGAGGATATTCTGGATATTTTAACAGAAGAACTTCATAAATCCATATCCAATAAAAAAATTCAGGAGAACGTTTTATCTTATCGCAATTCAATAAAATCAGGAAAGGCTTTTAAAATTAATTACTGA
- a CDS encoding ABC transporter substrate-binding protein, with protein sequence MMNNKFSGILIILLALLAVSFAGCTGSEPVESTPEVSVPTEQTPGDVQIYTIGIDGEYPPYSFIDTEGNAQGFDVESAKWIAKNQGFEVEFQPLAWDGIIPALLAGKIDMVYSGMTITDERYEKVNFSSPYLQVDQGLAFNNDSEFTTEDFRAGKTVVGAQRGTTGAIWTEENLVATGLMSADNLKYYDNFPSVVTDLQNKRIDVAIYDVPSLRDAIAGKPMEIRDQIDTGEVYGVAIRKEDTELLEKMNTGLENLMADPYWQELLEEYKLVGASPK encoded by the coding sequence ATGATGAACAATAAGTTTTCTGGTATTCTTATTATTCTTCTGGCTTTACTGGCAGTTTCATTTGCAGGCTGTACAGGCAGTGAGCCGGTTGAAAGCACACCTGAAGTATCTGTTCCAACAGAACAGACACCGGGAGATGTGCAGATTTACACAATTGGAATTGACGGCGAATACCCTCCCTATTCATTTATTGACACAGAGGGAAACGCACAGGGATTTGATGTTGAATCCGCAAAATGGATCGCAAAAAATCAGGGATTTGAGGTAGAGTTCCAGCCGCTTGCATGGGATGGGATCATTCCCGCACTTCTTGCAGGAAAGATTGACATGGTCTATTCAGGAATGACCATTACAGACGAGAGGTATGAAAAGGTAAACTTCTCAAGTCCTTATCTTCAGGTAGACCAGGGTCTTGCATTCAACAACGACTCTGAATTCACAACAGAAGACTTCAGAGCAGGAAAAACAGTTGTAGGTGCTCAGAGAGGAACAACCGGAGCAATATGGACAGAAGAAAACCTTGTTGCAACCGGACTTATGTCGGCAGACAATCTGAAATACTACGATAACTTCCCAAGTGTTGTCACAGATCTTCAGAACAAGAGAATTGATGTAGCAATCTATGATGTTCCTTCACTTAGGGATGCAATTGCAGGAAAACCCATGGAAATCCGCGATCAGATTGATACAGGAGAAGTTTACGGTGTTGCTATAAGAAAAGAGGATACTGAGCTTCTTGAGAAGATGAACACCGGACTTGAAAACTTAATGGCTGATCCATACTGGCAGGAACTCCTCGAAGAGTACAAACTTGTCGGTGCATCACCAAAGTAA
- a CDS encoding amino acid ABC transporter permease: MDIFSIVTEWLPYLLSGVVVTLGLVASALIIGALLGLPMAIGQVYGNKPIKMAIGLYVWFFRGLPVLLLLFMFYFTLFPLLNLDVPEFFVGATVLGLRGAAYQSQIFRGAIQSISEGQMTAARSLGMSRITAIRTVIIPQAVRVALPGWSNEYPNILTDSAICYAIGIAELLTRTSQIVAQTYITMPIYLACALVFILLNYAGMRVISYLEKKVAIPGFSGSVNTGVL; the protein is encoded by the coding sequence ATGGATATTTTTTCAATAGTAACAGAATGGCTCCCATACCTTCTTTCAGGAGTCGTTGTAACACTTGGGCTGGTTGCATCAGCACTCATAATAGGAGCTCTTTTAGGACTTCCTATGGCAATAGGGCAGGTTTACGGAAATAAACCCATAAAGATGGCAATAGGCCTTTATGTCTGGTTTTTTAGAGGGCTTCCTGTCCTTTTGCTTTTGTTTATGTTCTATTTCACACTCTTCCCGCTATTAAACCTGGATGTTCCGGAGTTTTTCGTTGGTGCAACTGTTCTTGGATTAAGAGGCGCCGCATATCAGTCCCAAATCTTCCGCGGTGCAATCCAGTCGATAAGTGAAGGACAGATGACAGCCGCCCGCTCTTTGGGGATGAGCAGAATAACTGCTATAAGGACAGTTATAATCCCACAGGCGGTTCGTGTGGCACTTCCCGGCTGGTCAAACGAATATCCAAACATTCTAACCGACTCTGCAATATGTTACGCAATTGGAATTGCAGAGCTTTTGACAAGAACTTCACAAATTGTCGCACAGACATACATTACAATGCCAATATACCTTGCATGTGCGCTTGTATTCATTCTTTTAAACTACGCCGGAATGAGAGTCATAAGCTACCTGGAAAAGAAGGTTGCAATACCCGGATTCAGCGGAAGTGTAAACACAGGAGTACTGTAA
- a CDS encoding amino acid ABC transporter ATP-binding protein, whose protein sequence is MSDDEYILKVEDIHKTYGDAEVLKGVSFNVKKGDTIVFIGPSGTGKSTLLRCINQLTPPDKGRVFLRGEEVTNCGKRINYFRQKIGMVFQNFYLFDHLTAVKNVEIALIKVRGMSKEEAREKALYELRQVGMEDWADHYPAELSGGQAQRVSIARALAMEPDVILFDEPTSALDPELTREVLEVMKKLALEGMTMLVVTHEMGFARSVATEIIFMEKGVVVESGTPAELISNPQCERTASFIGQFGRVSGE, encoded by the coding sequence ATGTCAGATGATGAGTATATACTAAAAGTTGAGGATATCCACAAGACTTACGGAGATGCTGAAGTTTTAAAGGGCGTATCTTTCAACGTTAAAAAAGGAGACACAATAGTCTTTATCGGACCTTCAGGTACGGGAAAGAGTACACTTCTCCGATGCATAAACCAGCTCACTCCTCCCGATAAGGGCAGGGTTTTTCTACGCGGTGAGGAAGTCACCAACTGTGGCAAGAGAATTAATTATTTCAGACAGAAGATAGGGATGGTCTTTCAGAATTTCTATCTTTTTGATCATTTAACAGCAGTTAAAAATGTCGAAATTGCGCTTATAAAAGTCAGGGGAATGAGCAAAGAAGAAGCACGCGAAAAGGCTCTTTATGAGCTAAGACAGGTAGGAATGGAAGACTGGGCTGATCATTACCCTGCCGAGCTTTCCGGAGGCCAGGCACAGCGCGTTTCTATTGCAAGGGCGCTTGCAATGGAGCCTGACGTAATTCTTTTTGACGAACCTACATCAGCGCTTGATCCTGAACTTACAAGAGAAGTTTTAGAGGTCATGAAAAAACTTGCACTTGAAGGGATGACAATGCTTGTTGTAACTCATGAAATGGGATTTGCACGTTCGGTTGCAACCGAGATTATCTTCATGGAGAAAGGAGTTGTCGTTGAATCAGGAACACCTGCGGAGTTAATCAGCAACCCGCAGTGTGAGAGAACAGCAAGCTTCATCGGTCAGTTTGGAAGAGTTTCAGGAGAGTAA
- a CDS encoding amino acid ABC transporter permease, with amino-acid sequence MDADFLINILLPALWGGLLVTLKLIVLSAPFGLLFGVLVAVGRVYGGKGVNLLCRFFVGFVKGCPLLLLLFILYFGLPSIGIYLTALSASIIGFICCNSAYNSEYIRGAILSVKEGQMVAASALGMTKTQAIRYVVLPQAMRRAIPGLSNEFIYLIKYSSLAYMITLIELTGAGKLVFSKYFEPDVFMMIGAVYLALVTITTICANALERKLSIPGTPGHSVKIKNPAKIKKNNKKTTG; translated from the coding sequence ATGGATGCGGATTTTTTAATTAACATACTCCTGCCGGCATTGTGGGGAGGGCTTTTGGTCACACTTAAGCTTATTGTATTATCCGCACCTTTTGGACTGTTGTTTGGCGTTTTAGTAGCTGTGGGACGTGTTTACGGAGGAAAAGGAGTAAACCTTTTGTGCAGGTTCTTTGTCGGCTTTGTCAAAGGCTGTCCGCTTTTGCTTCTTTTGTTTATTCTCTACTTTGGTCTTCCGTCAATTGGAATATATCTGACAGCACTTTCAGCATCGATTATCGGATTTATCTGTTGTAACAGCGCTTACAACTCCGAGTACATCAGAGGAGCGATTTTGTCTGTAAAGGAAGGCCAGATGGTTGCCGCAAGTGCTCTTGGAATGACTAAAACGCAGGCTATTAGATATGTCGTTCTCCCTCAGGCGATGAGAAGGGCAATTCCGGGCCTTTCAAATGAATTCATATACCTTATAAAGTACTCATCACTTGCGTATATGATTACATTAATTGAGCTTACAGGAGCAGGAAAACTGGTATTTTCCAAATATTTCGAGCCCGATGTGTTTATGATGATAGGGGCAGTTTACCTGGCACTTGTTACAATAACAACAATCTGCGCAAATGCTCTTGAGAGAAAACTTTCAATTCCGGGAACCCCGGGACATTCAGTTAAGATTAAAAATCCGGCGAAAATAAAAAAGAACAATAAAAAGACAACAGGATAA
- a CDS encoding ABC transporter substrate-binding protein, whose protein sequence is MDKRILAVLVFITALFAVAFAGCTGTENGSDQPVDVIVEEKIVSVVVGIDGEYPPYSFIDSDGNAQGFDVDSVKWIADKKGFEVEIKPMAWDSIIPSLIAGKIDMVYSGMTITPDRLEKVNFSKPYWIANQGVAVKKGSEITLDDIKSGKAVIGTQAGCTAAEWISEYLVDTGIMPEENLKQSYSSIALAITDLENGRVDAVMYDTPVIIESIKGKDLEKLGTIETNEEYGVAIRKTDVLLLETMNEGIDELMADPYWQELIDKYDLA, encoded by the coding sequence ATGGACAAAAGGATTTTGGCTGTCTTAGTTTTTATTACAGCTCTTTTTGCAGTCGCATTCGCCGGCTGTACAGGCACAGAAAATGGTTCTGATCAACCTGTGGATGTAATTGTTGAAGAAAAAATTGTTTCTGTCGTTGTAGGTATTGACGGGGAGTATCCGCCATATTCATTCATTGACAGTGACGGCAATGCACAGGGATTTGATGTTGATTCAGTTAAGTGGATTGCAGATAAAAAAGGCTTTGAAGTTGAGATTAAGCCCATGGCATGGGACAGTATCATTCCGTCACTTATTGCAGGAAAGATTGATATGGTCTATTCCGGAATGACAATTACACCTGACCGTCTTGAGAAAGTAAACTTTTCTAAGCCCTACTGGATAGCAAATCAGGGTGTTGCTGTAAAGAAAGGAAGTGAAATTACACTTGATGACATAAAGTCAGGAAAGGCAGTAATTGGCACACAGGCAGGATGCACTGCTGCAGAATGGATCTCTGAATATCTTGTTGATACCGGAATTATGCCTGAGGAAAATCTCAAGCAGTCTTACAGCAGTATTGCACTTGCAATAACAGATCTCGAAAACGGACGTGTTGATGCGGTTATGTATGACACACCTGTTATTATTGAATCAATCAAAGGAAAAGATCTCGAAAAACTTGGAACAATTGAGACAAATGAAGAGTATGGCGTTGCAATCAGAAAAACAGACGTTTTACTTCTTGAGACTATGAACGAGGGTATTGACGAGTTAATGGCAGACCCTTACTGGCAGGAATTAATTGATAAATACGATCTTGCTTAA